Proteins encoded by one window of Kineosporia sp. NBRC 101731:
- a CDS encoding mannosyltransferase family protein, translated as MSSLQVLTKGEPEPGARPTPGGQESGRRARLAAGALKVWSRVEIWVISRVAVIGSLLLLGSMVKVSDQPWDASSGWAAHRFAAFDSGQFLRIAESGYFPGPVRCCSQAFFPGYPLLMRAIAPLLGGHEIWAGMLITLVAGVIAAALLWRLAAEHGGPAAGQVAVAALALNPLSLFMAVVYSEALFLALALAAWLLARRGRWWWAGLAAAGATAVRVNGLFLICALAVMFVIQLYRRRPGVRWYAGASLALPVVPVATYFAWLHSQTGSWTEWNDAEKLGWDRRLAAPWTGLAQGWSDAFLNGRVSIPATADLVAVLVGLAVTVALVVRRRWPEVTYMGLNMVVLVCSTTLTSSARYTLTWIPMYILLAEILARPGRRWLQMLLAAAAIPLLVFFTGAWTLRWFIG; from the coding sequence ATGAGTTCATTGCAGGTCCTGACCAAGGGCGAGCCAGAACCTGGCGCCCGCCCCACCCCCGGGGGTCAAGAATCCGGGAGGCGTGCGCGTCTGGCGGCCGGAGCGCTGAAGGTCTGGAGCCGGGTCGAGATCTGGGTGATCAGCCGGGTCGCCGTGATCGGCTCGCTGCTGCTGCTCGGGAGTATGGTCAAGGTCTCCGACCAGCCCTGGGACGCCTCATCGGGTTGGGCCGCCCATCGCTTCGCGGCCTTCGACTCCGGGCAGTTCCTGCGGATCGCGGAGTCCGGCTACTTCCCCGGCCCGGTCCGCTGCTGTTCCCAGGCGTTCTTCCCCGGATACCCGCTGCTCATGCGCGCCATCGCTCCGCTGCTGGGTGGCCACGAGATCTGGGCCGGGATGCTGATCACGCTGGTTGCGGGCGTGATCGCGGCCGCCTTGCTGTGGCGTCTGGCGGCGGAGCACGGTGGTCCGGCGGCCGGGCAGGTGGCGGTAGCCGCTCTGGCCCTGAACCCGCTGAGCCTGTTCATGGCGGTGGTGTACAGCGAGGCCCTGTTCCTGGCCCTCGCGCTGGCCGCCTGGCTGCTCGCGCGACGGGGCCGGTGGTGGTGGGCCGGTCTGGCCGCGGCGGGAGCAACCGCGGTCCGGGTCAACGGGCTGTTCCTGATCTGCGCGCTGGCCGTGATGTTCGTGATCCAGCTGTACCGTCGGCGGCCGGGAGTGCGCTGGTACGCCGGTGCCTCGCTGGCGCTTCCAGTGGTTCCCGTCGCGACGTATTTCGCCTGGCTGCACTCCCAGACCGGGTCCTGGACGGAGTGGAACGACGCTGAGAAACTCGGATGGGACCGGAGGCTGGCGGCACCCTGGACCGGACTGGCCCAGGGCTGGTCCGATGCCTTCCTGAACGGTCGCGTCTCGATCCCGGCAACGGCTGATCTGGTCGCGGTGCTGGTCGGACTGGCGGTCACCGTGGCCCTGGTGGTGCGCAGGCGCTGGCCGGAAGTGACCTACATGGGCCTGAACATGGTGGTGCTGGTCTGCTCGACCACCCTGACTTCCTCCGCCCGGTACACCCTGACCTGGATCCCGATGTACATCCTGCTCGCCGAGATTCTTGCCAGACCAGGACGGCGCTGGCTGCAGATGCTTCTCGCCGCCGCCGCGATCCCGCTCCTGGTCTTCTTCACCGGTGCCTGGACGCTGCGTTGGTTCATCGGGTAG
- a CDS encoding glycosyl hydrolase family 18 protein: MKRARIVVAGLAASAAAVAMVATLTPLGASAANPEAATECTGASWAKNASYNGGDIVTYENHSWTAKWWSYADVPGAKGGSEVWVDGGSCSGTPTDEPTAMPTATGSPTDEPTEPTDEPTDGTTTEPTDDTTTEPTDGSTQEPTTPAGGAKVIGYYTNWSTYGRDFQVKDLDTSGAADHLTHINYAFGNVTGGKCVVGDSYADYEKKFPAEESVSGVADTYDQAVAGNFNQLRELKKKHPQLKIVWSFGGWTWSGGFGEAAADPAAFAQSCRDLVEDERWADVFDGIDIDWEYPNATGLSTDTSGFDSYRKVMSALRTEFKDDLVTSAITADGTDGGKMEAADYGGAAQYVDWFMPMTYDFYGAFNAQGPTAPHSPLTDFAGAPEPGFDSETAIAKLKSLDIPSDKLLLGIGFYGRGWTGVTQEKPGGTATGAAPGTYEAGIEDYKVLKKKCPATGTVAGTAYAKCGSEWWSYDTPETIAGKMDYAKKQNLAGSFFWDLSGDTTDAELTRAVANGLS, translated from the coding sequence ATGAAGCGTGCTCGAATCGTCGTAGCCGGGCTAGCAGCCTCGGCTGCGGCCGTCGCGATGGTCGCGACACTGACTCCGCTGGGCGCCAGCGCGGCCAACCCTGAGGCCGCGACGGAATGCACCGGAGCCTCCTGGGCCAAGAACGCCTCGTACAACGGCGGCGACATCGTCACCTACGAGAATCACTCCTGGACCGCGAAATGGTGGTCCTACGCGGACGTTCCCGGCGCCAAGGGTGGTTCTGAGGTCTGGGTCGACGGTGGATCCTGCTCCGGTACCCCCACCGACGAGCCCACCGCGATGCCGACCGCCACCGGATCACCGACCGATGAGCCCACCGAACCTACGGACGAGCCCACCGACGGCACCACCACGGAACCCACCGACGACACGACCACCGAGCCCACCGACGGTTCGACGCAGGAGCCGACGACCCCCGCGGGTGGGGCCAAGGTCATCGGTTACTACACCAACTGGAGCACGTACGGCCGTGACTTCCAGGTGAAAGACCTCGACACCAGCGGTGCCGCCGACCACCTCACCCACATCAACTACGCCTTCGGAAATGTCACCGGCGGCAAGTGCGTGGTGGGTGACTCCTACGCCGACTACGAGAAGAAGTTCCCGGCCGAGGAATCCGTCAGCGGCGTGGCCGACACCTACGACCAGGCGGTCGCGGGCAACTTCAACCAGCTGCGCGAGCTGAAGAAGAAGCACCCGCAGCTGAAGATCGTCTGGTCGTTCGGCGGCTGGACCTGGTCCGGCGGGTTCGGCGAGGCCGCGGCCGACCCCGCGGCCTTTGCCCAGTCCTGCCGGGACCTGGTGGAGGACGAGCGCTGGGCCGATGTTTTCGACGGCATCGACATCGACTGGGAGTACCCGAACGCCACCGGTCTGAGCACGGACACCAGCGGCTTCGACAGCTACCGCAAGGTGATGTCGGCGCTGCGAACGGAGTTCAAGGACGACCTGGTCACCTCGGCGATCACGGCCGACGGCACCGACGGCGGCAAGATGGAGGCGGCCGACTACGGTGGCGCCGCGCAGTACGTCGACTGGTTCATGCCGATGACGTACGACTTCTACGGCGCCTTCAACGCGCAGGGCCCGACCGCCCCGCACTCACCGTTGACCGATTTCGCCGGCGCGCCGGAGCCGGGCTTCGATTCCGAGACGGCGATCGCCAAGCTGAAGAGCCTCGACATTCCCTCGGACAAGCTGCTTCTCGGCATCGGCTTCTACGGCCGCGGCTGGACCGGCGTCACCCAGGAGAAGCCGGGTGGTACCGCCACCGGCGCCGCGCCCGGCACCTACGAGGCCGGCATCGAAGACTACAAGGTGCTCAAGAAGAAGTGCCCGGCCACGGGCACGGTCGCCGGCACGGCGTACGCCAAGTGCGGCAGCGAGTGGTGGAGCTACGACACCCCGGAGACCATCGCCGGAAAGATGGACTACGCCAAGAAGCAGAATCTGGCGGGATCGTTCTTCTGGGACCTGTCCGGCGACACCACCGACGCCGAGCTGACCCGGGCCGTGGCGAACGGCCTCAGCTGA
- the dcd gene encoding dCTP deaminase, giving the protein MLLSDRDIRSEIEKERIGIDPFEASMIQPSSIDVRIDRYFRLFDNHKYPVIDPSEEQPELTHQVEVPQDEAFVLHPGEFVLASTYEKVTLPDDVAARLEGKSSLGRLGLLTHSTAGFIDPGFSGHVTLELSNVATLPIKIWAGMKIGQLCFFRLTSAAEHAYGSAHYGSRYQGQRGPTPSRSYLSFHRTMV; this is encoded by the coding sequence GTGCTGCTCAGCGACCGCGACATCCGTTCAGAGATCGAGAAGGAACGGATTGGCATCGACCCCTTCGAGGCGTCGATGATCCAGCCGTCGAGCATCGATGTCCGCATCGACCGCTACTTCCGGCTCTTCGACAACCACAAGTATCCGGTGATCGACCCGTCGGAAGAGCAGCCTGAGCTCACGCACCAGGTCGAGGTGCCGCAGGACGAGGCCTTCGTGCTGCACCCGGGCGAGTTCGTGCTGGCGTCGACCTACGAGAAGGTGACGCTGCCGGACGACGTGGCGGCGCGGCTCGAGGGCAAGTCGTCGTTGGGTCGGCTGGGGCTGCTGACGCACTCCACGGCGGGCTTCATCGACCCGGGATTCTCCGGGCACGTGACGCTGGAGCTGTCCAACGTCGCGACACTCCCGATCAAGATCTGGGCCGGGATGAAGATCGGTCAGCTCTGCTTCTTCCGTCTGACCAGCGCAGCCGAGCATGCCTACGGCAGCGCGCACTACGGATCCCGGTACCAGGGGCAGCGCGGCCCGACGCCGAGCCGTTCGTACCTCTCGTTCCACCGTACGATGGTCTGA